Part of the Desulfurella amilsii genome is shown below.
CACTTATCCCTCTTTGTCAAGTCAAATTTCTAATACAAGGCTGATCTATTGATGCCAAGAAGCTATGTCTGACCTTTATTGATGTCTGAAAAAGGGGACAGGCTACTTTATTCTATCTTCTATTTCTTTTTTGGTCTTCCATTTCGCTTTATGGTTGGTTCCAAGCCAAATACTTTTTTAATTCTTGCTTGCCATTTTTTACCTATAAAAGTAGCCTGTCCCCTTTTTTCCACGTAGACTAGAGCTTTTTAAACATGAAAAATGCTTTTCTATCTCATGTCTCAAAGCCGCTCGATAACTTTTTATTGTCTAAAGATGGAAAATTACTTAGCTTATAAGTAGATTTGCATCTAATTTACCTAATTCGAATAGATTTTGTGAATTCACACAAAACTCTTGGCAATAGACCACTTGTTTTTGCAAGACTTGTTTGTTTGTGCTAATATCATTTCTTGAGGTTTAGGGATGAAGAATATTTTATCAATCATACTTATTGGAATGGTTGCCATTGGTTTATCAAGCTGCGCTACAAATAAGCCATTGGCGCTAAATAGCATAAATATCAATAAATCCATGCAAGTTGAGCCTTTGGATGAACTAATTAAACAATTTAGTAAAACAAATAATTCTTTAATACCAAAATCGCAATTCAATAAGGAGCTTTCGCCATCAAACATAGCAGAATTAGCTGTTATATTAAACCCAAATCTTAAGATAGACAGATATGATTTAAATTTAGCTGAAGTAAATTTAGAACAATCAAAACTTTTACCAAATCCACAGATAAGCTTTAGCATTTCAAAACCAATATCTGGAACTTTAACAAATCCATATATTGAATATGGTATATCGCCGTCTTTTGATATTGGCTCAATAATTCAAAGGAATACTAAAGTTAAAATTGCCCAATTAGAATTTGAATCAAAAAAATTACAGCTTAAGTGGGATGAGTGGCAGACTTATGAATATGCAAAGCTACTTGCGCTAAATTTTATAATACTATCAAATAAACTGGATTTATATAAAGAAATTGAACATTTAGATCAAGAAAAATACGACCACATATACAAAGCTTACAAAGAAGGCTTAATAGACCAATCAGTAATATTGAATGTTCAAAGTCAGTTGCAACAATCAGAGCTTGAAGTCCAAGCCAATGAAAAATTGTTAAACGATTCAAAAAGCGCCATTTATAAACTGTTGGGACTGCCATACAATTACACATTACCTATAAATACAAGATTAAAATTTAAACCACTTCAAAACTTTAAAGAAGAAGCACAATTGTTAAACAACGTCAAAAACAGACTTGATTTGATTGCGCTTAAACTTGCTTATGAAAGCAACGAGGAAAAATTAAGGCTGCTTTCTTTTTCTGCATTTATGCCAATTAGCGTGAGTTTTCCTTTTGTGCGTGATACTTCAAATGTTCATACAATAGGTTTTGGCGTAAGTATAAGTTTTCCTATATTTAACCAAAATCAAGGTCCAATAAAATATGCTCAAATATCGGGTAAAAAAATATACTATGAATACATAAATAGGATAAAAGATGCCCAGACTGATATAAACAAAGCCATGTTCAATGTGAAAAATATTAATCAAACGTACGCAGCTATTAACAGGTATTTTAAAGAGCTACAGTCAAAAGAAGCTGTCTATAAAGAAGTATTTAAAAGCGGAAACATAGGATTGTTACCTTATTACAATTATAAAATCAATCTTTTAAATCAGAGACTAATATTGTTTGAACTACAACAAAACTTGTATAATAACCTCATTGCGCTTGAAGTTTCCAGTGGTGAAAATCTAAACATAATTGATTAGTTTTTTATTTTTTCTTTACAATGCTAAATAAACTAAATAAAGAAGGGGCAAGTATGAGAGAAGCAAATGCACCAAAAATCAATCCCCCTATAGTAGCAATTGCTAAGGGTTGTAGTAGGTCTGTACCTCTGCCTATACCGATAGCCAAGGGTAAAAATCCAACAATATCAGCGCTCATTGTCATAATAATCGGTTTTAGTCTGCTTCGTGTAGCAAGTGCCACACTTTTGTGGCTGTGTTTGCTATTTAATTGCCTTGATCGTGAAAATATCAATATAATGTTGTTTACTGCAATTGCAAAAACAAGCAGTATGCCCAAAAAGGCTGTACTGTCAAGGTCTACTTTTGTTACCAACAGTGATAATAAAGAAAAACTTGCGGTAGAACTAATAGCTATTATTGCAGCTATTGCGCATTTTTGACTCGAAAATTGAAAACCAAACAGTATCAGTAAAATAAAAAGTGCAATTGTTAAAATTAGATACATATTTTGAAAACTTTTTGTCTGTTGTTTATAATAACCACCAATAGAATAGCTAATATCATGTGGCAAATTCATATGTTTTATAATATTTTCAATACTACTTGCTGCTGTAGTTAAACCTACATGAGCATATGGTTTTAACCAAATGTAAGAATAAGGCACCAAATTTTGATGTGTAATATACGGAACGCTGGTTTTTACGTTGATATTTGATAGCATATTTAAACTCATAGGTTTATCGTTGTGTATTATATCTAAAGATTCAAGCTCTTTTGTTGTTTGTGGTTTGTTTTGAAGCGTTATTCTTATTGGAAATAATTGTTCACCTTTTAATAAGTACCCCGCATTTTCGCCCCAAAAGTAAAGTTTAATGGTGTCAGATATATTTTTTGAGTTCATATTATTTATTGTAGCAAAGTATGATGGATTAAACTCTATTTCTGGCCCAGCCGATGGAGATTTGTATGTAACAGCCTCAAAATCTTTATTTTTTGACAATATTTTGTAAATTTTTTGTCCTTCTTTAAATAATTGATCAGGGTTGCTACCAAAGAGAAAAACCTCTAAAGGAGCGTGTGAGCCTGATAAATCACCTAGTCTATTTACCATAACCTGCGATGAATTTAGTGATATGAGATTTGGTGCAAGAGTTTTAAACTTTTTGTCTAACTCTAACATTACTTTTTGAGTGCTTTCTTTTCTGTTTTCTTTTAATACAATCATCATTATAGCTTTGTTTGGTGTGGAAAAAGAGTTTCCAAAGCCTCTGCCGACCATTAAAGAAACCCTTTTAACATTTGGATTTTTAGAGGCCTCATTCATTAGAAATTCACCTACTTTTGTTGTAGTCTTAACGCTGCTTCCAACCGGTGTTCTAAATGGCACAGAAATTAAGCCTTCATCCCACTTAGGCAAAAAAGCGGTAGGAAGATTTTTAAAACTAATATAACCTATTGTAGCTACTATAAAAAGAACAATGATAGATATCCATGGTCTTCTCATAAAAAAAATTAATGTGTGGCTAAACATAAAATAAAGATGTCTATTTTTTGTTTTGTTAGAATTTTTTGTTTTGCGATACGCAAGCATTATAGATAGTATTGGTGTAAATGTTAAAGCAATAAATTGTGAAGAAATAAGGGCTATTATTATAGCAATAGCCATGTGTTTAAATAGTAAGCCCAGTGTGCCAGGCAAAAAAATGAGCGGTATAAACACAACAGTTGATGTAATCGTAGCTAAGCTCATAGGCAACAATATATCCTTGAGCCTTTTAAAAACACCTGTCATTCTATCTTGTATATCGCCAGTTATACCTTGTAAGCCACGCTCGATAATAACTATTGCATGGTCTATCATTGCACCAATTGAAGCGCAAATTCCCCCTAATGTCATTATGTTTAACCCAAAGCCCAGCAGGTATAGTGCAATAA
Proteins encoded:
- a CDS encoding TolC family protein, with protein sequence MKNILSIILIGMVAIGLSSCATNKPLALNSININKSMQVEPLDELIKQFSKTNNSLIPKSQFNKELSPSNIAELAVILNPNLKIDRYDLNLAEVNLEQSKLLPNPQISFSISKPISGTLTNPYIEYGISPSFDIGSIIQRNTKVKIAQLEFESKKLQLKWDEWQTYEYAKLLALNFIILSNKLDLYKEIEHLDQEKYDHIYKAYKEGLIDQSVILNVQSQLQQSELEVQANEKLLNDSKSAIYKLLGLPYNYTLPINTRLKFKPLQNFKEEAQLLNNVKNRLDLIALKLAYESNEEKLRLLSFSAFMPISVSFPFVRDTSNVHTIGFGVSISFPIFNQNQGPIKYAQISGKKIYYEYINRIKDAQTDINKAMFNVKNINQTYAAINRYFKELQSKEAVYKEVFKSGNIGLLPYYNYKINLLNQRLILFELQQNLYNNLIALEVSSGENLNIID
- a CDS encoding efflux RND transporter permease subunit — protein: LVSNKIDSANMMNYYYFQAKPMLLGINGVYKVEETSRGWPEINIALNPQKLLQYRISPQEVINSLVLNEGPFFSGVINYFNQQLTLSTTKMPNNIKDLSNFTISVKSENSQYIPLTLSSIASIKSQNPPLIKDAKVSGYKHALIMDILSQSKANEVKVSKELQKVVETIKERLPSTINLIKIYDLSDLIKSNLNDVWIALIIGSIIALVVVMLFIGRIDGAFSVFIVVPLSLSLTFIALYLLGFGLNIMTLGGICASIGAMIDHAIVIIERGLQGITGDIQDRMTGVFKRLKDILLPMSLATITSTVVFIPLIFLPGTLGLLFKHMAIAIIIALISSQFIALTFTPILSIMLAYRKTKNSNKTKNRHLYFMFSHTLIFFMRRPWISIIVLFIVATIGYISFKNLPTAFLPKWDEGLISVPFRTPVGSSVKTTTKVGEFLMNEASKNPNVKRVSLMVGRGFGNSFSTPNKAIMMIVLKENRKESTQKVMLELDKKFKTLAPNLISLNSSQVMVNRLGDLSGSHAPLEVFLFGSNPDQLFKEGQKIYKILSKNKDFEAVTYKSPSAGPEIEFNPSYFATINNMNSKNISDTIKLYFWGENAGYLLKGEQLFPIRITLQNKPQTTKELESLDIIHNDKPMSLNMLSNINVKTSVPYITHQNLVPYSYIWLKPYAHVGLTTAASSIENIIKHMNLPHDISYSIGGYYKQQTKSFQNMYLILTIALFILLILFGFQFSSQKCAIAAIIAISSTASFSLLSLLVTKVDLDSTAFLGILLVFAIAVNNIILIFSRSRQLNSKHSHKSVALATRSRLKPIIMTMSADIVGFLPLAIGIGRGTDLLQPLAIATIGGLIFGAFASLILAPSLFSLFSIVKKK